The genomic interval TATATACCCGCCTCAGTGTGCCTCACAATGGTAAAAtaaggggttttgtttttgtaggaccTATAGAAAATCAGGAAGCCCCCTTAAGCACTTGATAGCTTTTTGATGGGGAGAAGGGCAACAGAGGAGCTCAAGGATCCCTAATCCCCAGGTCCCTCATTAGGGGGCAGTTGGGTTCCTGGTTAGCCTTTCCCTCTGGACCCTGTAGGCTCAAGCCCCCTTCTCCTACCTCAGTTGGGGGTACTGTCCTCCATGgtgcttccctttcctttcttcttaatgTGGGGAAGACCACAGGGCAGTGCCTGGCTCagcacccaccttcccccaaagcTGGCTTCTTGCTCCAAGGAGACAGCATTGGCCCACATGCCAGAGTCTTGCCCTTTTGCCCAAAGGAGCCTGGTCTTCAGGGCTGCGTGAAAGACAAGTGCCTTCTCTGCCTCTCATTATAGGTGACACTAATCTCCTTAACCAGAACATTGTCCCAGCCACTAACCCATTCTAACTCTCCACTACCCCTGATTCTCCTGCCCAAAGTCTGTTCCCTGGTTCCCCAGACAGCATGAAGGAAGATATGTCCCTGCCCTGGGGAAGCAAGGTTatgatgggagggaggaagaacacGGGAGCATGTGAATAAAATGGCATTGAACATTGAACCAGGGAGTCCAGCCTCTACTGTtgctgctcttttctttctttgcaccCCAGAACAAAGGGTTAGCCATACTGACAAGTCCTCTGTCCCTTAAAGATCTGATGAGGGTACCTTTATCAGACTGGACTACCGTAGGAGCTGCACACGCACAGCCAGAGGAAGAGTTGTTCACTGCTCTCTCATGAACGTGAAGTTAACCTTTATTAAGCacaaatgtgccaggcacttcacATATAGTATTTCATTTAATGCAACAACCCTGCAGGATTAGTATTAAccttattttgcagatgggaaatcCAAGGCTTAAcgaggttaattaacttgcccaaagtcataagCAAGTAAATGTGATTCTCAAGGATTACAAAGCCATTGCTCATTTTACTGGCTATGCTGTTTTCTTGCACTTTATCTAGAAAGAACAGGACCCAGGCTTTCCCAGTTGTGGCCTCCTGTCAGCTAAAGGCCTGATGGCTGCCTTTCCTCTACCAATGTCCTCCAGAGAGTAGATGACACAGTTGGAAGTGCTATCTAGGATGGGGAAGAAATGGATGGAGTTGGGGGCTGAGTTAGAGAGTCACTGACCAGGAGGGAAAGAATACAGGGGAGTGGTGGCTGGAGCTGGGACATTTAGAGGCATGAGGTCCATGGTTCGTGCTCGTGCTGCAGCAGACATTTGATTGAGGTCTTAGATTTCTGGGTGGGTGACGTTACCAGGGAATAAAAGGGCGGTGGAGGCTGTGGCTAAGGGGGTAATGTCCAAGATCGTATCTCCAGCTGAGCGGTCAGTGTGCAAAGTGATATCTATGGCCAAGGAAGTGGTATCCAAGGTTGTTCCTGTGGCTGAGGAAGTGGTGTCCCCATCTGATGGTGTGGCGTCTGGGGTCTGGGGACGACAGTGCATCAAGTTGTGGGCGATATCTCTGGGATAACCTTTCTCTACTCGAAGCTGCCGATTGAGGCGCCAGTACTGTTTGCCCTTAAAGAAGTAGACGCGGCCATCCCGCCAACTCATGGCACCTGAGGGCTGGTCTGGCACTCCTGTAAACAACCCCTTGGTTGGTTTGGGGTAGCGGCTGAAATCAGTTTGGGCCAGCTCGTCCCACTGCCAGTAACCGGAGCCCTAGGTGTGGGGCAGACAGGGAGAAAAGGAGGATGAGAAGAGAGCTTAGGGACCCCCCCAGAGGTCTACCCTCAGCCCACAGCAGCTGCAGAAGAACTCCCTTCAAGAGCAAGTCCGCTTCTCCGTGTGAGGTAGCCCGCCGCTCCTAAGAAGGGATTTGCCCTTGCTTTGAACATTATACCTTAAAGAGGAACACCTTTTTGTTGAGAGGCCAATAGAGAGCAGCATCCAGGTTGGGTTCTACCCTATTCAGCTTCTTGGGGAAGCCAGGAGACATCTTGAAATTAACATAACGCCACACCTTGTCTCCTGAGAGCATGTAAGGAAAGAACAAGTCACCTCTGTCCCCAGGTGATAGCTTTCAGTTCCTCCTTTCCACCATCTCAGAAACttctcatccctccctccttttatGGATTCTCTGATCATAGGCCCTCCTCAGGTAACACACTGTAAACTAGTCCCCTTACCCTTAAAGAAGTGAATCCATTGCGTCCGAGGAGAGTAGACAGCAGCATCCAGGTTTCCTGGGAGCCCCTCCCAAAGGGCAGACACTTGGAACAAGGGACCCAGCCCTGAATCTGTCACGGTCCACACGTAGTTTCCCTTGAAAGCGTAGGTCTTCCCTCGGGGCCCTGAGAGCATAGGCATGTCAACAAGTCAAAAAGATAGGGGTCAAATAAAGACTTGTGGGTATCTCAGGCAGACTAATCATTTGCTGTCCTCCCACAGGCTGATTTCTCAAAAATTCATTCAACTTTAATTCAAAGAGAAGATTAAGGGCAGAGAAGGAGGACCCAGTGTTCAGCCTCTCCTTTATTGTTCACAGCAAATCAGCCCTggcccaacaaaacaaaacaaaagccctgCAGATAGCTGCTCCCCCTTGGGGACCTCCCCTCCTACCCCAGGTGGCTTCCAAGTTGTACTTCCATGCGGGTATAATACCCTCTCTAATAGACATTCCAGTTAAGACTGTTTTCTCCATCCTGCTGTATTTCCAGATGTTTTTAGTGGCCCTCATAGGGTGGCAGCAGAGGTAAATTCCAGCCTGGCCCACCTTTAATTTGGCTCTGAATCCTCCCTCCCCATACCACATGCCTCCTTCCACGGCCACTAACCCCTGTCTGGTGGTTAACTGCCATTGCTTACACTGAGCTCCCATGTCACTCCCATCTCAAGGTCAGCAGGCCACCCCACTGCCTGCCTACAGCCTAGAGGGGAAGGGTCTTACCCAGCATCATGGCATCCAGTTCACCACTGCAGGGGTCTGGCATGGGACTGGGTTCTGTGGGCACTTGGGGTACAGTGGGGAGCTCCATCTCTTCTTCCTCATCCTCTGTCTCTGGGCTTTTCTTGCCTGCAAGGTAACATAATCCTGCTCAGGGAGAGAACTCAGAGCACTGGCCTCCCCACTCTTCTACTGTAAGTTCAGCTCAGAGGTCCCatagagaggaaaagggaaaccTAGAGAGCTTTCCTTGGTGGGAGGAAAGATCATATTGATATCAGCGGGAGACATGTTTTTAGTTTTGAGAGGCACTAGAAAGGGAGAAGGGGGTTTGCTGGAATGTTCATTCTTCATCCCTTAGAACAGGTATGAGGGGAGAGAGCTCTGGCAGAAAGATTAGACCTGGAAGTGTCAGAAAAACAGctcctgggagttccctggtggcctagtggttaggattccgggcttccactgcagcggcctcatggcctgggttcaatccctggttggggaactgagatcccacaagccacgcggtgaggccaaaaaaaaaaaaggaaagaaaaacagctcCTGAAAATGAAGAAGGCCGAGTAACtgggcaggaggaagagaaagaagccaagccATTTCCCTCCATGAAGATTAGACTTGTCTCTTCATGCCTGAAGAGATACTGGTCAGACTGACCTTCATGATCACTAGGGGAAAGGACTGACCATAGAGAGCCTGGATCCCAGCCACATCATCCGGGTGCAGCTTGAAGTGGGGCCGGTAGCCAGCATAGACAGGGGCCATGAGGGCCTGGGTGTATCGGGAGTGCCCAAGCCCCAGGGCATGGCCCAGTTCGTGGGCTGCAATGATGCGCAGGTTCACCCCCCGGTAGGTCTCCTCAGTCCAGAGCTCATCTTCATCAAAGTGCACACTGCCCAGCTCTGGGATGTCGGCATGGGCCAGGACCCGCCCTGGACAAAGGCAAAGATAGACAGGAAGGAGGTCAGAGTCTCCTAGGGTGGAGCATCCCCTGCCTGTTATAAACTCCAATGACTCCATTCCCTTAAAATTCCCCCATGTATATTCACTGTCTCTTGGATACCTCTCACTCCGTTCAGATTCCGCTGTCATCATTCTGTTCTCTCAGGGATGCCCATCACTCTGTCCCTTTACCTCCCAGCCACTCTGTCATCTCTGGCCCTGTCCTCTCTGAGGTATGCCTTGAGCAGAGGAACTTAAGCCAACGAAGAAGGCATAAGCTTCAAAGAAGAGGCTTGCTAAGTCCCCAGGGAGGTGACATGCTGCTCCCCAAGGGAATATTAGAAGGTGGTTAGAGAGTGTAGGGTGCAGTTGAGCATGGGGGTGGCCTGACATTAAGGTTCCAGAGTAACTGACTCAAGGGGACAGAGGTCTGTGAAGTGAGAGTCGAGAGCTGGTGCCTACCAGGCCCATCAAAGGTATTGGAGCAGTATGGGCTTTGGCGGCCATGGAAGGAGAGGCGGATATCAGCCCAGCCAGCC from Balaenoptera ricei isolate mBalRic1 chromosome 10, mBalRic1.hap2, whole genome shotgun sequence carries:
- the MMP19 gene encoding matrix metalloproteinase-19 isoform X1, whose translation is MNWQRLWLGFLLPMTVSCWALGPGEEAAVDYLLQYGYLQKPLEGPDDFRPEDIIEALRAFQEASELPVSGQLDDATRARMRQPRCGLEDPFNQKTLKYLLLGRWRKKHLTFRILNLPSTLPSYTARAALFQAFQYWSNVAPLTFREVKAGWADIRLSFHGRQSPYCSNTFDGPGRVLAHADIPELGSVHFDEDELWTEETYRGVNLRIIAAHELGHALGLGHSRYTQALMAPVYAGYRPHFKLHPDDVAGIQALYGKKSPETEDEEEEMELPTVPQVPTEPSPMPDPCSGELDAMMLGPRGKTYAFKGNYVWTVTDSGLGPLFQVSALWEGLPGNLDAAVYSPRTQWIHFFKGDKVWRYVNFKMSPGFPKKLNRVEPNLDAALYWPLNKKVFLFKGSGYWQWDELAQTDFSRYPKPTKGLFTGVPDQPSGAMSWRDGRVYFFKGKQYWRLNRQLRVEKGYPRDIAHNLMHCRPQTPDATPSDGDTTSSATGTTLDTTSLAIDITLHTDRSAGDTILDITPLATASTALLFPGNVTHPEI
- the MMP19 gene encoding matrix metalloproteinase-19 isoform X2 — protein: MNWQRLWLGFLLPMTVSCWALGPGEEAAVDYLLQYGYLQKPLEGPDDFRPEDIIEALRAFQEASELPVSGQLDDATRARMRQPRCGLEDPFNQKTLKYLLLGRVLAHADIPELGSVHFDEDELWTEETYRGVNLRIIAAHELGHALGLGHSRYTQALMAPVYAGYRPHFKLHPDDVAGIQALYGKKSPETEDEEEEMELPTVPQVPTEPSPMPDPCSGELDAMMLGPRGKTYAFKGNYVWTVTDSGLGPLFQVSALWEGLPGNLDAAVYSPRTQWIHFFKGDKVWRYVNFKMSPGFPKKLNRVEPNLDAALYWPLNKKVFLFKGSGYWQWDELAQTDFSRYPKPTKGLFTGVPDQPSGAMSWRDGRVYFFKGKQYWRLNRQLRVEKGYPRDIAHNLMHCRPQTPDATPSDGDTTSSATGTTLDTTSLAIDITLHTDRSAGDTILDITPLATASTALLFPGNVTHPEI